The Gossypium raimondii isolate GPD5lz chromosome 2, ASM2569854v1, whole genome shotgun sequence genome segment actatataattttaaagatattttatctctttatatcttttatataaaaatagaaaatacacACATAGCTTTTAACAtctctatttttctatttcaactagaacctcatttattttttatattattttttataaatatagttgttacataattttatttttattcatatatgacacaatttaattatatttataattcgagataattatgattttaaaaggaaatttgaaaattatccATCGAGAACGAGGACTAGAACATTTGAACATAGCTTTTTCTCACAGTTTTGATCCTtctattatacttaaatttaaaatttagtcattagaCTCAAGTTTAAAGTAACttggttctttatttttataatgtttctAGTTAGTTCAAACAATTAACTAACAGTCAACTCCGTtagttaactattttaatacaaaaagtGGTAAACGagtttaattaagttcaaactCAAGTAACTCAATTATATCTTGAGTGAAGCTggaacttaaaataaatattcgaTCGAGTTCGAGCTTGACATTATTGGCTAATTTGCTTTTAAACTAATCTTCCACTGAATTAGGGGTGGAAAGGTACATGTCTTActcatttgacaacaaaataaaCACTACTTTCTGCAGTATGTGTTTGCTGACTTTGTTTGCAGAGAAAAGATAAATCTAAATCtaatataaaagcataaaaacccTGGATTCTAAAGTTgcatgcttttcttttttacttctACAAGTTTACCACTAAGgtcttttcatcattttcaaacttatttATCTTCAAACTTATTTCTACATGATTAACTGACGCTGATACATTACAACAGAAGAATAAAATTTACCTTCCATGCCAAAGAATAGGCGACTTATGCAGCGAAAGAGGCAACAAGCTAGCGGGAAGAAATTGACTGCATATGACCAATGAATTTTGTCATATAAACAAATAAGATGTTTCATTAATGAAATGCACTGGATTAAgcatttctatattatttgacTGCATATGACCAATGAATTTTGTCATCTAACTATATATTCAACGTTGTTTTAGTTAGGGAGAGCTGAAGGAGGAGCAGGaccagattttttttattttatttcatttaagctatatacatattttaattatgctaTATTTTTGGTGATCACAACACGAAACCAAATTTCCAATAATTTCGAAAAAGACTTGACTGAAAACGTGGCTTCTACGTCTCTCAAGTCAAATTTAACAACATCATAATGATAGGCACtaacattaatttcaattaattaactacttCATACTATAAGAATCAATTTATAGTTAAAAAATTTCGGAGAAGAATCTATCAAATACAGGGGAGGTTAGGTCATTTggcatgaaaattttaaatctaaagtttgatatatttaattcaattggtgCTCTAAGAATTTAAAAACtgtaatttcaaacattatcTACTATTTCAATTTTGTATCCATTTTATCAAGTATCATATGGTggtttcatattaaatttttatttcatggtaTAAGCTCAAGAAAAGCTTATATTAAACGCAAATTGAAGGTGTATATAATGctcaaattcttcactaatTGTGCCATCAAAGGATAATGACAAAACAACTATGCATATAAAACGCAGCTTTAATTAATCCATACTACAAGCACGCAAATCACGTAATACAAACAGTTTCAAACTTATGAACCttaatattaacaaaattatgaaCAAACAGTATTACAAGCCTGcaaattcattttcttatttacaacagGATAGTCAAAATTATgaacaaaattatgaaaagtttcaaacttctttttaaaatacaaacagGAAACTAAATCATGCAACGGGTATAGATAAAATTCTAAGAACAAATTCCCAATTTTTTCTGTCCAAAACACGATACTGAAAAATTGTCtaaaacccatcaacaatttgCGCATTCAGTTATCAATGAAGGTGTAAAACAATGTATGTGAGGTTGTAAGACAGACGGAACCAGGTGCAAAACTATTTCAGTGAAGGAGAGAAGGAGGAAAACCTTATCTTTTGTTGTACCCTAGCGATGGCAAAGGACTGCGGTGGTACAGGACTGTGACGGACGACGGTTGACGAGCGGCAACAGAAGGGTCGACGAGCAATGTAGCACAGATGGTTGGGGCGCAGTAGCCTAGGGTTCTAGAATTGAGGGATTTTTGGGGGGGAATCGGGGGCAATTTTGGGGAGAAATTTGGGGGGAATTTCGGCTAAGTGTTGAGAGTAATTGGGATGAAAGACACAAATTAAAAAACGACAGCGTCTTACCAGAATGAACTCTTGCGGCGTTTTTAACATAGTGCTACTAATGCTGTTAATGTGGCAGataaaacgacaccgtttacTTAAAATCGgaaattttgcggcgttttccacGTAGCACCGCTAAATCcaacctttagtggcgtttctacACTTGCGCCGCAAAAGCCATTCAATTCTCAAACAAAACTACACCGTTTTcaccaaatatttaataactttttacggcgtttttgctgaaaacaccgctaaatctcacatcttttatttatttatttatttcttaattgtatcttttattaattgtatcttttaattacttttgacaatgataatacaataataataaaatttattaattattaaaacatttgtaCACTACTAAAAGTTTACTTTTATATacgtaattaaattttaatattttagactaaattgttataatttttcttttccttttctagttcttatttattattatacaaataCATAACGAATCAAgtattatatttttgtgatttaacccattttgatatatttttaaaatattaatttatatttatattattttcatttatattaatctAGAATATCCAAGATTAAACACAAAAGTgcttaattaattgttaaaagttAGCCCCAATctgaaaccctaaaatcatCAACCATATTATTTATCCGTAACCATCAAACCCCAAACTATAAACCACTATACTGTAAGTCTTAATTAATTGTAAATCCTAAACCCCAAACTATAAACCCTTAACCCTACACCTCAAACCCCAAACCataaaacttaaaccctaaacccgtCAATTGACCATAAAACACCAAACCACCAAACCACCAAACCACAAAATCCAAACCACAATATATCATAGACATTAACCGTAGATCTTAAACCCGTAAACCACAAACAACAACCACCAAATcataaactctaaaccctaaaattggCCAAACCCCTAAAGTCTAAACCGTAAGTCATAAACCATAATCCTAAACCATATCTTTAGAAATTCGGGTGGCCAATGTGTTAGTTTAGTAcagaacatatattttatattatttaattatttaatataggCGTGTTACAACATGGCATGGATCccagtaaaattaaaatgttattctttaattagttttcaaatagtagtatatatatatctttaaaccTTGAACATCAAACCTTCAATCCCtagcccaaaataaaaaatagtatatataccataaaccctaaaactctatagcaaaaataaatcctaaaataatggaaaaataaattaagtttcttgcggcttttttaatataaagcgccactaaaagttaCTCTATAGCAGTGTTTCcaaataagcgccgctaatgaatCTATACGTGAAGCCGAAACAATACGTTTTGGTCaaattttttgcggcgcttaagCAGAAGCGCCATTAAAagttgatctatagcggcgtttatgggtaagcgccactaaaggcgCTATAGCTCAAGACGAAACGTTGAGTTTCAGTTTAAAATTTTTCGGCGTTTGTTAGTTAAACGCCACTATTTATGGgatatagcggcgttttctggTAAGCGCCACCAATGCCTTTATACGTCAAACCCGAACGAtgcgttttgttcaaaatatttGAGGCGATTCAGGAATAGCATCACGAAAAGCTGAtatatagcggcgttttcagctaagcgccactaaaggcgCTATAGCTCAAGATGAAACGTTGCGTTTCAGTTTCAAATGTTCCGGCGTTTTTCGTTTACGCGCCGCTAATAGCgggctatagcggcgttttacaCAAGCGCCACTATTGGCTCTATACCTCATTtccaaacgctgcgttttgaTTCATATATTTTGTGGCGCTTGTACTATAGCGCCGCTAATTCTGTGCTTAAGCGGCGTTTTTACAGAAGCGCCACTAATTGTACTATACCTCAATATTGTACGCTGCGTattgtttaacattttttgcggcgcttacaaatAAACACCGCTAATTGTGCtttatagtggcgtttttataatgCGCCGCTACTGCCACTATTCCTGAATATTAAACGATGCGTTTTGTCAGATTTATTACGgcgtttttgtttaaaaacgccactaattatgctcttttgcggcgttttcctaGAAGCGCCGCTATTGTGGGATCTTTACCGGCGTTTTAGGATTAACGCCGCGAATGCCTGATTTTTAGAGGCGTTTTACCtacaaacgccacaaaaaatgccgctaaagccctcTTTTGGTGTAGTGTTGGAAGGATTTAACATGTCCCTTATATGAGAATGCTTTAAGTAGTGTGGTcgtttatatgaaaaatttgtaACATCTTGCTATCATCTGCATAACTTCTTGATTGTTCCGAATATGCTGATTCTTGAATGTCAGCATGTGTTTCTTCTTTTGCATAATTCATGTgtgattatattataaatgaaattaaatgttaCTTTTGAGTCTTCTATATTCAGATGGAAGCGAAGATGAGAtgagatataaaaataaattaaactggAGGCTGTGCCATTGGTTATGGAGTAGGATCAGGCTGCCCCTTGAGTGCCATCATTTACTTTTGGCCTTGAACTTGCCAAAACTTCTCGGTTTGTTCACAGTTTAATATTCTGACAGATGCCTCTCATGGGGAACTGGCAATTGCTTCATTCCCTAAAGCTTTTAGATTACTATTTAGGCCCGCGCGAgatgctgacgtggacgcgatttcggccCGAGCGTGAACAGTAcctgtaatagcccgattttaggcttagtcggaacagtggtttcgggaccacaaatccgacgaaaaaaaaatgtaatggcttgaattttcagaggtgtcggaacggtgattcgagatcactaaattcgacaaatgggtagaaaatattattaatttagtaagtataagttaaatatgaagttaggaaaatttttgaaatagtgaatagtgcactagaaataaatattaaaataattagaatcgaaatgaggtatcaagacctcggggattttaaactgagccataaatatttttataaatatttatggagtgttaaaagttagtattaaagtttcgttaagaaattttaaagttccgataattaattgaacaaaaggactaaattgtaacaaatgcaaaattttgggaaatgattaaatagcttaaatgataaaaggaagagggcttaaaagacaaatagacccaaggtctatttgggctggacaacagaggcatgaaatcagcaagaaagtaaggagaattaagggcaaaattggaaaattgcaaaatttgcttaataaagttaggacccaagtggaattatctagatttctcttcattttctgaattctcatcagctaaaacaccatggaagggcttcttcaagctggttcttcatatttttattacaagtaagttcaattcttgactatttcttgaaattttgtatttttatgacttttacaactaggcccacttgttaaattcattagtttttgattttatgaaagaagttgaaagttgatatgaatatgtgctggaagtatatgatgatttagcatgaaattagagctttaaattgttcatatgctgattttattgaaagaattgaatagaaagtgaatgtttgggacctaatagtaaaagagtttgaagatagagttatatgtgaaaattctgaatttcaatagttgtgtaacaacttataatgtctagtaaagtactaattgagaaaattagattaattgatgggttaattgagaaaggaccgaattgtataaactgtgaaatttggggcaaaatggaaatcaacattttgcactaaagcagttttggacagcagcagtagtgtaactttgaaaaatcaccaaaattgtagagattgaattagaggatgaataaaatatgaaactaaagcttattgagtctagtttcttataaaagaaatgatgtaagcaatggaattgtaaatcatgagatataatagattttgtgagacaaggtcagaatgaattcaggttccctgttctgactttggaaaatcattaaaattgtaaaaaatgattatgagttatagtttatatggttagaatccttaatgagtctattttagaagaaacaagctaaaacatcatccgaattctgtacaatgagataattaattttagtgaagagtggtcggaactgtcagacagcgaaacagggaaactttaaagaataaactgtactatttggctgaaccaaaattatgaaaattttatggtatgaagatatgtgagtctagtttcaggaaaattaacggatcttaatttggagctctgtagctccggataaaaataatttagtgactctgactcggataaacagctttgaaaatacatgttagtgaatattgaaattatggttaatgttgtttaagtgtgttatacacattaaggatgtggaatggagaggaggaggaggaaaattgggaaatatatgaatgattcgtgtataaatggtcatatgtttgattataactcataaacgatgaaatatgaatgatgcttattttgtgcattattggtcatggtttaagctcatgtgtgaaaataaagtttcatagtatgtgtgtatggtatattcagtatatgatttggcatgaaataataccatgaatggtttatgaattaacacatgttggtaagcccgatatatgaataaatgatcaaattgagcggagccggatttgagtacttcgatcaagagacaaagtgataagtggctacacttatcgatcaagaaacaaagtgataagtggctacacttatcgatcaagaaacaaagtgataagtggctacacttatctgatcagaaacaaagtgataggtggctacacttatctgatcagggacaagtgataagtgatcatacgtaagaccatagttatactatggcaaagtgaaagtgaagtactcaattttccgtgaccgttccctaatttgattaaggatggtaagtgacaaatgggccgaaagaattaaagtaaatggataagtggtagtgtatttatatcaggacgatgttgttattcaaactaaagtgatattttcattgctaaattgagaatttcataaatgtgttattgaatggtataatcaataaacattgagttaaatggtaaatacgtattagttttgaatttgatgtcattgaattgtaagtgatttaaatggaaattgctagtgatatgatttaaattatgagcatgagaaattgcgaattgaatgaaatggaaatgaagcattaaattgcatgagtatgtatcgggtctcatgagccctaattattatgattataatattttgaggatatattgtgaaaagttatagaaacatgttaattattttgaaagttttaattttgatgaaattttataactcggttaaatacgtttacaagtgtatgtgttttggtaatgcctcgtaccctattccggtgttggatacggttaaggggtgttacagtacccaacagtaaaaaaaataaaataccgggcccatttcgataaaatttaaaaatatagggcttttttggtattttgaaaaaataaattttgaatctttttgtatttgtatttattttttttaatcaattaactcttcaatattacatcaatagcaacaagtacaaaaaatattcaaaattgttaccaacaagatttgaaccaaggtactaagaaaaaagagcaagcatcttaaccaactaagctaaactaattaattgacatattatagatatactgttattatcttaattatattacttacgttctaacgatttatcggacatattccatacacgtgtcaaatcagaaaaaataatacaacaattctgtaaaaaaaatccggtgttacttcaaataaataaggaaaataatgatttgaatgttttaaaattcaattttaaaccgaaaaaatcgaaatttaggggcaaaaaaggaTCCTTTTTGATGAAAAGTGCGGCAAACCGCCTTCGACAGTTTGTCAgggcgtagatctcgaaaagttattcgaaataaaaaaaaatcgtctcaatcgaacaatcgagccaaaagttatggcctttcaaagtttttcaagctaaaaaacataaaatgttcATCCAcatcagcaaatcgcgtcctcgtaggcgcgatttgtgtccacataagcaaagcgcgctgacgtggacgcgatttcgggaaaaatggcccattccggtaaataataaaataccgggcccatttcagtaaattttaaaaaaaatagggctttttttGGTGATTTGCCcctttttttcactattttactaccatttcactattatgttgttactattttgtggttattgtataactcttattttattgttaattttgttactattttagatgtatttatttaattaaatttaatttcaatttgttgggaaacattaattttaatatttttagtttttttgatgtactatataattttttaaaattttatattaaaaataatataaaaaattaatattgaccAGGTCGAGCccgaattttaacatttttattcggATCGGGTCCAAATCTAAcaaatgagcctaaaattttaattgaacttAACCCGGTCCATGAACACCTTCAATTATAATATCAATATCCGACTAAACACTAAAATAtgtgatgaaaattaaattaaggtactaatctaaataaaaatatatatagacaacaatttaaaatataataagaaaaatatattaggaaatttataaaaaaattgaaaaagaaaatgccaAAAGTGAGGAATGCAGACAAACAATTCTGGACTCACCATTTTCTATTcttagaataataaatttaaatcgcTGGATTCAATCTTCTTTCTTATCCAtccaaacccaaaaaataagaaaaataagaaaaagctAGGAATATACTTCCTTCAGTATTTATTCAACCATGAAAGCAGCTGAACCTAAATTTTGAAGTGCTGCTTacatctattaaaaatttttaattattggaaaaagaaaagagtgagGCGAATTGAATGGGGACGGGAACATCGAGGAACGCCGATGGAGGGTTGCATGGAGGTGAAGAACGAGAGGAGAGCCTTGACCAAGCCGGTGGCCAACTCTACGTTTCGTTGAAGATGGAGAATTACAAGAAGAAAGGAGACCTTATCCCTCATATTTATGGCTCTGTTCCTCTCGTTGGTTCTTGGGATTCAACCAAAGCTgtaatctctctctctctagtttcttttttttttttgaattaatttttagttatgtaattgtaattttgttttttctttttaaatggtGATAGCTTTCAATGGAGCGAGAATCGGCTTCGATGTGGGAGCTGAGCTTCGTTGTTCCTCCTAATCATGGTAAAGTGTGTTGCTAGGGTTgctactcttttttttttttgttctttcatttttgGATATGTTTTGTTTGGTTACTGGGAAAACTAAATAGAATATGGGTGTTGGGAAAAATAAGATTATCCTTTAACTTACCAACTTTTTAGAAGAtgttatcattaaattttttattgaagcTGAAAAAAACTCCATTGCACTATTGAATTAATACTGTATAGTCTACTAGTCCTCCTTTACGTTTTTAAGAATCAGGTTTCCAAATTTAGAGATTACCTTTGGGGTTTctgatgtaaaattttaaggctCTGTTTGGGTTTCTGCTTTTGCtacttctatttttattttttgatttttgttggATTCAAAAATAGTAGCTAAAGTGAATCTTAGGAATTCATTGGAGTTTTCTACTTATTTGTGTGTTTTACCTGTTTAAATTTAGAAACTTTGGATTTCAAGTTCTTGTTGAAGCCTAAGCATGGTTACATGCCTTGTATTGTCGAGGAGGGTCCAAACCGGTTGCTTACTGGGGGTACTTTACAAGGGGATGCTAGACATGCTAGACTGGCACTATTTAAGCTAGATAATGAGGAGGTTCTTGAGTATCGGGTGTTCATTAAAGCAGACAGGGTATCGCCCTTTGATCTTGCGGCAAGTTGGAGAGCTTATCAAGATAATCTCCGGCCTTCGACTGTTCGTGGCATTCCTGATGTTAGCATCAATGCAGCTCCAGAGACAGGTCATGAGGTATGTCCTATTTGGTCCATGTTCtctcaatcttttatttttaagagaaaagtgCTTTTCAACCTGCGGTATGTATTGAAAATATGGGTTCATgtgtaaattttcatttctgaATTATTGCTCCAAACTTCCAATATGGTTgttattttgttgaaattgaataGCTCTACAGCTGATTGGAGCTTTGCCTTGATTCTTGAGCCTTATGTTTGTTAAGGTACTTGGATGTAAAATTCCTTTGTTTTACTGTGCAGAATAGCTCTTCTGCTAGTTTGGAGCTTGACCTTGAACATTATGTTGTACCTGCTCCATCCACTTCTGCAAACTCAGGGCTCGTTTATGCAGCCAACTTGGCAGAAAATCCACGGTCTCTAACCTCTTCTGGGGTTTCTGGCGATCGACCTGCAACTATAAAGGTTTATCTGGGTAACCCATCTTGCAAATGTGTAAACTAGATTGTCTTATGGGCCTTGAAAAAGATATTTACATATTATCAGTTTAAGGATGTTAACGCACAATGTTGTCCTGCTACTCTGACGCTTTATTTTCTTGAAGTGCCTGTGTCTGACACTTTGGACGGACATGGGCATGGATGTTCAACTCTCCAAAATGCGTGGAAAAGTTTAGACTTGTGCTAGACAGAGACCCTTATCTGACACTCAAGCCCCAGCCTGTATAACATAGGTTTTCTGGTATTTCATGCTGTGTAATTTTTTAGATCATATTATTTAGTAAACATAAATCTTAATTCTAAATGTAATGGCAAGTTCCAGAGGCCTATCCATCAAGTGATGTGTAAGCAAATTGTTGTTCACATTGCATCTTAGATTGCATACTTAATAGGCAGAGATCAATTACAAAGGTTGCCAAGCTCCATGGTTTTTATGATAGTTGCATCTAATGCTATGTACTTACTTTTTCATAGGAGATGGAGGTTATCATACCGGACCCTTCTAAGGTATATTCAGGATCCGGGATGGTTGAATCAAAATCCGTGGGGACCTTTTCACCTTTGCAAAAGCAAGACAGTCACAGGGGGCTGTTCGTGGATAGGGGTGTTGGATCTCCCAGACTGGTCAAATCTTCTAGTTCAAGTACTTTTAGTTTTGATCTTAAATTGGACAGTAAAAATAAGGTTGGATGACATATGTTCCCTCATAGTAACGTATGAGTTGTTCTCTCTTTCTGGTGGTGTTCTTAtatttgcttctttttcttttatttttagaattcgATGCCAGCAGCTGCTGGAGCTGTTGCAGCTGCTGCTGTAGCTGATCAGATGCTTGGACCAAAGGAGGATAGACATCTAGCCATTGTCCTGGTATTCTTCTTCATAAGTAATTTGTGAGCTTTTTATATGTTATCATCTTTCACCTCCTTTACTATAATTTAGTTGTCACATTGGTGATATCTAGACTTTAAAATGTTAATCATCTTCATATTCCTAAAATAGAACcatatggcatgtattctaCTAATTACTTGAAAGAGAATCAGCTGAAGTTTTTAAGAATAAGTGGTGCTAAGTAGTTGCTTGACTCTCAGGTTGGTTTGCCAGCTCGAGGAAAGACCTTCACTGCTGTTAAACTTACACGATATCTTCGCTGGTTGGGACATGATACTAAGCATTTTAATGTTGGCAAGGTTAGTGCATTTTACCTTGAATGGTCTTTTTGCTTTGACTTGTTTCAAATGAAAGAAGAATAACTTGGATCTTTCTTTGTCCATAACAGTATCGACGACTCAAACATGGTACAAACCAGGTAAGTCTGAATATCTCTGTTCAAGTTTATCTTCTGGGAGCATCTCTTGTGAAGCTGCTAGTAAAATTTGTGCTGTTGTTTTGCAGCTTAACAAACTCACTTTCTGTTATTGGCTTTATCTAGTAACTTGATAATTAAAATGGGATATGGtgcaaacttttttttttctgaaatgatTTTTGGTTGGTTATTCACTCTCTCATGCAGAGTGCTGACTTTTTCCGAGCAGACAATCCTGAAGGCATGGAGGCACGTAATGAGGTGAGTGTCTCTGGAAGagtctttgttttttttctccaGAATTGAGTTATTTGTTTCAAGTGCCCAAGTTGATGCCATTTATGTCGCTGGTTTAATAATTGTTTATGTGGActaaattagtattaaatttctTGGTGTTGTTGAAATTAGTAATGTCTAATAATTACTTTTACATTGGGAGGCAACTGAGTTTTGGATGTTATGGatgtatttcaatttttaagaaTCCAGTTTACG includes the following:
- the LOC105789005 gene encoding 6-phosphofructo-2-kinase/fructose-2,6-bisphosphatase isoform X1, which produces MGTGTSRNADGGLHGGEEREESLDQAGGQLYVSLKMENYKKKGDLIPHIYGSVPLVGSWDSTKALSMERESASMWELSFVVPPNHETLDFKFLLKPKHGYMPCIVEEGPNRLLTGGTLQGDARHARLALFKLDNEEVLEYRVFIKADRVSPFDLAASWRAYQDNLRPSTVRGIPDVSINAAPETGHENSSSASLELDLEHYVVPAPSTSANSGLVYAANLAENPRSLTSSGVSGDRPATIKEMEVIIPDPSKVYSGSGMVESKSVGTFSPLQKQDSHRGLFVDRGVGSPRLVKSSSSSTFSFDLKLDSKNKNSMPAAAGAVAAAAVADQMLGPKEDRHLAIVLVGLPARGKTFTAVKLTRYLRWLGHDTKHFNVGKYRRLKHGTNQSADFFRADNPEGMEARNEVAALAMDDMIAWMQEGGQVGIFDATNSSRSRRNMLMKMAEGRCKIIFLETICNDERIIERNIRLKIQQSPDYAEEPDFEAGLQDFTTRLANYEKVYEPVDEGSYIKMIDMASGHGGQIQVNNISGYLPGRIVFFLVNTHLTPRPILLTRHGESRDNVRGRIGGDSVLSDTGEIYMKKLANFVEKRLKSERTASIWTSTLQRTILTASPIVGFPKIQWRALDEINAGVCDGMTYEEIKKNMPEEYESRKKDKLRYRYPRGESYLDVIQRLEPVIIELERQRAPVVVISHQAVLRALYAYFADRPLKEIPHIEVPLHTIIEIQMGVTGVQEKRYKLMD
- the LOC105789005 gene encoding 6-phosphofructo-2-kinase/fructose-2,6-bisphosphatase isoform X2, producing the protein MGTGTSRNADGGLHGGEEREESLDQAGGQLYVSLKMENYKKKGDLIPHIYGSVPLVGSWDSTKALSMERESASMWELSFVVPPNHETLDFKFLLKPKHGYMPCIVEEGPNRLLTGGTLQGDARHARLALFKLDNEEVLEYRVFIKADRVSPFDLAASWRAYQDNLRPSTVRGIPDVSINAAPETGHENSSSASLELDLEHYVVPAPSTSANSGLVYAANLAENPRSLTSSGVSGDRPATIKEMEVIIPDPSKVYSGSGMVESKSVGTFSPLQKQDSHRGLFVDRGVGSPRLVKSSSSSTFSFDLKLDSKNKNSMPAAAGAVAAAAVADQMLGPKEDRHLAIVLVGLPARGKTFTAVKLTRYLRWLGHDTKHFNVGKYRRLKHGTNQSADFFRADNPEGMEARNEVAALAMDDMIAWMQEGGQVGIFDATNSSRSRRNMLMKMAEGRCKIIFLETICNDERIIERNIRLKIQQSPDYAEEPDFEAGLQDFTTRLANYEKVYEPVDEGSYIKMIDMASGHGGQIQVNNISGYLPGRIVFFLVNTHLTPRPILLTRHGESRDNVRGRIGGDSVLSDTGEIYMKKLANFVEKRLKSERTASIWTSTLQRTILTASPIVGFPKRYNSSHF